The Gilliamella apicola genome window below encodes:
- a CDS encoding histidine phosphatase family protein, translated as MKIKKFIKLVSLSVILSASIAQTFAADVNLYVTRHGKTMFNNVHRAQGWSDTPLTKPGIEVAEQLGRGLKDVNFIAAYSSDLGRARQTARIVLDSKGQSLPVNEMEALRETCFGEYEGDLDPNMWGPAGKHLGYPSHKELMEDFGKGKIRLNKIMDAIAAVEKSGEAEDYKKVKTRMQTALKVIAESAKANGGGDVLVVSHGMAITAMVEEWLDTPVKGGLGNASVTKIRYTDDGKFIVESLGDMSYVEKGKALDK; from the coding sequence ATGAAAATTAAAAAATTTATTAAGCTTGTCAGCTTATCCGTAATTCTTTCCGCTTCAATTGCTCAAACGTTTGCTGCGGATGTGAATTTATATGTAACTCGCCATGGTAAAACCATGTTCAATAACGTTCACCGCGCACAAGGTTGGTCAGATACTCCATTAACCAAACCAGGAATCGAAGTTGCCGAACAACTAGGACGTGGTCTAAAAGATGTGAACTTTATTGCCGCTTACTCAAGCGATTTAGGTCGTGCACGCCAAACAGCTCGCATTGTTTTAGATTCAAAAGGTCAATCATTACCAGTTAATGAAATGGAAGCGCTTCGCGAAACATGCTTTGGTGAATATGAAGGTGACCTTGATCCAAATATGTGGGGACCTGCGGGTAAACATTTAGGTTATCCAAGCCATAAAGAATTAATGGAAGATTTTGGAAAAGGCAAAATCAGATTAAACAAAATTATGGATGCAATTGCTGCTGTTGAAAAATCAGGTGAAGCAGAAGACTACAAAAAAGTAAAAACCCGTATGCAAACTGCGTTAAAAGTAATTGCTGAATCAGCCAAAGCTAATGGTGGTGGTGATGTACTAGTGGTATCACATGGTATGGCTATCACAGCCATGGTTGAAGAATGGCTTGATACTCCAGTCAAAGGCGGATTAGGTAACGCAAGTGTTACTAAAATTCGTTATACTGACGACGGTAAATTTATTGTCGAAAGTTTAGGTGATATGAGCTATGTCGAAAAAGGTAAAGCGCTTGATAAATAA
- a CDS encoding MFS transporter, which produces MDANTKPANSMSRVALASFIGTAIEFYDFYIYATAAALVIGPVFFPDSSPSAQALQSFATFGIAFVARPIGAIIFGHFGDKIGRKSTLVFSLILMGVATAGIGLLPSYSAIGFWAPFLLCILRLAQGLGLGGEWGGAALLATENAPQNKRALFGMFPQLGPSIGFLLSNGVFLLVTLSLSNEQFLQWGWRIPFLLSAVLVIIGLYVRLKLVESPIFANALRSKQQVKVPAFNIFVHHWKALALGSFSMVGCYTLFYITTAFLLQYGTKHLGIAKGHFLGFLCVAIVFMAIATPISARLSDKYGRKPVLVIGLLFVALSGTVMTQFMTSGSELLVLIYLSLDLFLMGVVFAPMGAFLPEIFPTNVRYTGSSAAYSIGGILGASIAPIIANYLVANGDLSWVGYYVAVASIISICATLLIKETLNSDFTQ; this is translated from the coding sequence ATGGATGCAAACACTAAACCTGCTAACTCGATGTCTCGTGTTGCTTTAGCCAGTTTTATCGGCACAGCGATTGAGTTTTATGACTTTTATATTTATGCAACAGCCGCTGCCTTAGTTATTGGACCGGTATTTTTCCCTGACAGTTCGCCATCTGCTCAGGCGTTACAATCTTTTGCCACTTTTGGTATAGCCTTTGTTGCCCGTCCAATTGGCGCTATTATATTTGGGCACTTTGGTGACAAGATAGGGCGTAAGTCAACCTTGGTGTTTTCCCTTATATTAATGGGTGTGGCAACGGCTGGGATTGGATTATTACCGAGTTATAGTGCTATTGGTTTTTGGGCGCCGTTTTTGCTGTGTATTTTAAGACTTGCACAAGGATTAGGGCTGGGTGGTGAGTGGGGAGGGGCAGCATTGCTGGCAACTGAAAATGCTCCACAAAATAAGCGAGCATTGTTTGGCATGTTTCCTCAGTTAGGACCATCGATTGGTTTTTTATTATCTAATGGTGTGTTTTTGTTGGTCACTTTATCACTCTCCAATGAACAATTTTTACAATGGGGATGGCGAATTCCGTTTTTATTAAGTGCAGTATTGGTGATTATTGGTTTATATGTGCGTTTAAAATTGGTTGAAAGTCCCATTTTTGCCAACGCATTGCGCAGCAAACAGCAAGTCAAAGTCCCTGCGTTTAACATCTTTGTTCATCATTGGAAAGCTTTGGCGTTAGGTTCATTTTCAATGGTAGGTTGTTATACTTTATTTTATATAACTACTGCATTTTTATTGCAATATGGCACTAAACATCTAGGTATTGCTAAAGGTCATTTTTTAGGTTTTTTATGTGTTGCCATTGTCTTTATGGCGATAGCGACTCCAATTTCTGCTCGCTTAAGTGATAAATATGGGCGTAAACCTGTGCTTGTTATTGGCTTGTTATTCGTCGCATTATCAGGCACCGTTATGACGCAGTTTATGACAAGTGGTTCAGAACTATTGGTCTTGATCTATTTATCTCTTGATCTGTTTTTAATGGGCGTGGTGTTTGCCCCTATGGGCGCTTTTTTGCCCGAAATCTTTCCAACAAATGTACGTTATACGGGGTCTTCGGCCGCTTACAGTATTGGCGGTATTTTAGGGGCGTCTATTGCACCTATTATAGCCAATTATTTGGTAGCAAATGGTGATTTATCTTGGGTGGGGTATTATGTTGCCGTTGCTTCAATCATCAGTATTTGTGCAACATTACTCATAAAAGAGACTTTAAACAGTGACTTTACTCAATAG
- a CDS encoding methylated-DNA--[protein]-cysteine S-methyltransferase: protein MFYLDTYCSPMGLITLACQQNKLVGVWIEGQKYFGQIVHDQKQYQPNLPIFNMTKRWLDDYFNGKKPTIETLPLAPQGTPFRHLVWDILCQIPYGQVITYGDIAKQIMQKTNTASMSSQAVGGAVGHNPISIIIPCHRVIGAKGNLTGYAGGIDKKIALLKLENIDTSQFFIPTRGTAL, encoded by the coding sequence ATGTTTTATTTAGACACCTATTGTTCGCCAATGGGACTAATCACACTAGCTTGTCAGCAAAATAAATTGGTTGGAGTGTGGATCGAAGGTCAAAAATATTTTGGACAAATCGTACATGATCAAAAACAGTATCAGCCTAATTTACCCATATTTAATATGACTAAACGGTGGCTTGATGACTACTTTAATGGTAAAAAACCGACTATTGAAACACTACCCTTAGCGCCACAGGGTACTCCTTTTCGACATTTAGTTTGGGATATTTTATGCCAAATTCCTTATGGTCAAGTGATTACCTATGGCGACATCGCAAAACAGATCATGCAAAAAACCAATACCGCAAGCATGTCTAGCCAAGCTGTTGGTGGAGCAGTAGGTCATAATCCAATATCAATCATCATTCCGTGTCATCGGGTAATTGGGGCTAAAGGTAATTTGACTGGGTATGCAGGCGGAATTGATAAAAAAATTGCCTTACTTAAATTGGAAAATATAGATACTTCTCAATTTTTTATTCCAACAAGAGGAACCGCACTTTAA